A window from Theobroma cacao cultivar B97-61/B2 chromosome 3, Criollo_cocoa_genome_V2, whole genome shotgun sequence encodes these proteins:
- the LOC18605524 gene encoding uncharacterized protein LOC18605524 codes for MLPFFQVYKNLILQTLLSLSLTLILTFLKIPIFFLQGLHTYIQPENVGHGNNASSGVRAAIRRPSSSDSGPGLEGYQSLSSRTNAELKKRNKSKDKLEFDENNAQIFRLKLDEGHLQTRLFFNEYHNSFVFSFVGISCLLLYKYLGQSEGSGVLANGNLIPVIFGFIGLTKVLLALAKISFEKSASKRSEKQFSAIFGVVGFLIGIMICSGIGRSVSDFRFDSVEGPWRIFVAVLMGFLSGFLYMPAGKNARSFWLGTDQLRCNLSIISCGWFARMILYANYLFTVFTALLWINPLAEILVNKNCYNGRGAVEKLVGNVGFSKLDFTRLRVLCLLLSGILQIMALRSNLQMFLNEAVLSWYQRLHASKVPDLDFSRAKVFLHNHYLCLAVLQFFAPPVLVLLFLGLSQIDSNSFDKYSLVCGLLPCSAFVKEVALFMAWWIIFVWAIVTSASLVFYRHGVLYVF; via the coding sequence ATGTTACCGTTCTTTCAAGTTTACAAGAATCTTATACTCCAAACCTTACTCTCTTTATCGCTCACACTAATCCTCACATTCCTTAAAATCCCAATCTTCTTTCTCCAAGGTCTCCACACTTACATCCAACCTGAAAACGTCGGCCACGGCAACAACGCCTCTTCTGGTGTTAGAGCTGCTATTCGTCGACCTTCCAGCTCAGATTCAGGTCCTGGACTTGAAGGTTACCAATCTTTGTCATCAAGGACCAATGCAGAgctcaaaaaaagaaacaaatctAAAGACAAGTTGGAGTTCGATGAAAACAATGCCCAGATCTTCAGGCTGAAACTCGACGAGGGTCATCTTCAAACAAGGCTTTTTTTCAATGAGTACCacaattcttttgttttctccttTGTGGGTATTTCCTGTTTGTTGCTTTACAAGTATTTAGGTCAGTCTGAGGGTTCTGGGGTTTTGGCTAATGGGAATTTAATTCCGGTTATTTTTGGATTTATTGGTTTAACCAAAGTTTTGTTAGCACTTGCAAAGATATCGTTTGAGAAATCTGCTTCTAAGAGGTCGGAGAAGCAATTTAGTGCAATTTTTGGCGTTGTGGGGTTTCTTATAGGGATTATGATTTGTTCTGGAATTGGACGGTCGGTTTCCGATTTCCGTTTCGATTCAGTTGAAGGGCCTTGGAGGATTTTTGTTGCTGTTTTGATGGGATTCCTTTCTGGTTTTTTGTATATGCCTGCTGGGAAGAATGCACGTTCCTTTTGGCTTGGGACTGATCAGCTTAGATGTAATTTGTCCATAATCTCTTGTGGATGGTTTGCtagaatgattttatatgccAATTATTTGTTTACTGTGTTCACAGCTTTACTTTGGATTAATCCATTAGCTGAAATTCTTGTTAACAAGAATTGTTATAATGGTAGAGGAGCTGTTGAGAAGTTGGTTGGAAACGTGGGTTTTTCAAAATTGGATTTTACCAGGCTTAGGGTTTTGTGCTTATTACTTTCTGGGATCCTACAAATTATGGCTTTACGTTCAAATTTGCAGATGTTTTTGAATGAAGCAGTTTTGTCTTGGTACCAGAGATTACATGCTAGCAAGGTCCCGGATTTGGATTTTAGTCGTGCAAAGGTATTTTTGCACAATCACTACTTATGTCTTGCAGTTTTGCAATTCTTTGCACCACCAGTATTGGTACTTCTCTTTCTTGGCTTATCTCAGATTGACAGCAACTCCTTTGACAAATACAGCTTGGTTTGTGGTTTATTGCCATGTTCTGCTTTTGTTAAAGAAGTGGCTTTGTTTATGGCTTGGTGGATCATATTTGTGTGGGCAATTGTTACTTCAGCAAGTCTGGTGTTTTATCGTCATGGTGTTTTGTATGTTTTCTGA